Proteins found in one Zea mays cultivar B73 chromosome 1, Zm-B73-REFERENCE-NAM-5.0, whole genome shotgun sequence genomic segment:
- the LOC100282975 gene encoding Probable 6-phosphogluconolactonase 1, whose amino-acid sequence MESEIMASYETKQNCEIRVFESSDEMATDLAEFISQASEISVKERGCFAIALSGGPLVRHMRKLCEAPYNKTLDWSKWYIFWAEERAVAKNHAESNYKLTKEEFLSKVPILNGHVYSINDNATVEEAASDYEFVMRQLVKVRTVGVSESNDCPRFDLVLLNIGPDGHVASLFPNHPALELKGDWVTYITDSPEPPPERITFTLPVINSASSVAIVATGEDRARAVSFSVSACQDQEEEGPADDDAGTTMIPPASMVQPTDGKLVWFLDEAAASSLEASNGACEHQEGY is encoded by the exons ATGGAGAGTGAAATCATGGCCTCCTATGAAACAAAGCAGAATTGCGAAATTAGGGTATTTGAGAGTTCAGACGAGATGGCAACAGATCTGGCAGAGTTTATTTCACAAGCTTCAGAAATTTCAGTTAAGGAAAGAGGATGCTTTGCTATTGCCCTTTCTGGAGGTCCTCTTGTTAGACATATGCG GAAGCTCTGTGAAGCACCATACAACAAGACCCTTGATTGGTCTAAATGGTACATCTTCTGGGCTGAAGAACGTGCAGTTGCAAAGAACCATGCAGAGAGTAACTACAAATTAACAAAGGAAGAATTTCTCTCCAAG GTGCCTATCCTTAACGGCCACGTCTACTCCATCAACGACAACGCGACGGTGGAAGAGGCAGCGAGCGACTACGAGTTCGTGATGCGGCAGCTGGTGAAGGTCCGGACGGTGGGAGTCTCGGAGAGCAACGACTGCCCCAGATTCGACCTGGTCCTTCTGAACATCGGGCCTGACGGGCACGTAGCCTCGCTGTTCCCCAACCACCCAGCGCTGGAGCTGAAAGGCGACTGGGTGACCTACATCACCGACTCCCCGGAGCCTCCGCCCGAGAGGATCACCTTCACCCTTCCCGTCATAAACTCGGCGTCCAGCGTCGCCATTGTTGCCACCGGAGAGGACAGGGCGAGAGCCGTGTCCTTCTCCGTCTCTGCCTGCCAGGACCAGGAGGAGGAAGGCCCAGCAGACGACGACGCTGGAACGACGATGATACCGCCGGCTAGCATGGTTCAGCCAACCGATGGGAAGTTGGTATGGTTCCTGGACGAGGCGGCTGCTTCGTCTCTTGAGGCTTCGAATGGCGCTTGCGAGCATCAAGAAGGGTACTGA